The Crocinitomicaceae bacterium genome includes a region encoding these proteins:
- a CDS encoding serine hydrolase: MLVALLSKPAWSQKVDSVKLEFLVNEAERLYTEALIIYQADSLVIEEYFGVGHPDSLTELMSCTKGIVALAVICLLEDELIDSIQTPVYVFYPEWNCGLKKNVTLEHLLTMTSGLQDYRNTNIEIYPSNNFIDLALSSDLVEIPGEKFRYNNKSTNLLSGIIEIATGRRMDYYIADRIFKPLGIEEFKWALDSSGNPMGMAGCQLKASDFVKIGILIANDGLFNGQQILSKENIKKITTPGKNKSDYGYLWWLTYDQTELCYKTEILEELCRLGASFSLISHLELLLKEYNSKPLIYYRYHEEILNYWWKLVTILGPNNLAYIYKHVSPENKITRQVFKGEIRSISARGWLGNYLVIDLTSKIVGVRTISYRSFSNKNNFAVGEENFLNFERLVTNILKED; this comes from the coding sequence TTGTTAGTAGCACTTTTGAGCAAACCTGCCTGGTCACAAAAAGTTGATTCAGTAAAATTGGAATTTTTAGTGAATGAAGCTGAACGATTGTATACAGAAGCTTTGATTATTTACCAAGCAGACAGCCTTGTTATTGAAGAATATTTTGGAGTTGGACATCCGGATTCTCTCACAGAATTGATGTCCTGTACTAAGGGCATTGTAGCATTGGCTGTTATCTGTTTGTTGGAAGATGAGTTGATAGACAGTATCCAAACACCAGTGTATGTTTTTTATCCAGAATGGAATTGTGGTCTAAAAAAAAATGTCACCCTTGAACATTTGCTGACAATGACTTCTGGCCTGCAGGATTATCGTAACACAAACATAGAAATATACCCCAGCAACAATTTTATTGATTTAGCACTTTCATCAGATCTGGTTGAAATTCCAGGCGAAAAATTCAGATACAATAATAAATCTACGAATTTACTTTCTGGGATAATTGAAATTGCCACTGGAAGGCGCATGGATTACTACATTGCAGATAGAATCTTTAAGCCACTTGGAATTGAAGAATTTAAATGGGCACTTGATTCATCGGGGAATCCCATGGGTATGGCTGGATGTCAACTTAAAGCAAGTGATTTTGTAAAAATTGGCATTCTTATCGCCAATGATGGTTTGTTCAACGGTCAGCAAATTTTATCTAAAGAAAATATTAAGAAGATCACAACACCTGGTAAAAACAAATCAGACTATGGATATTTATGGTGGCTGACTTATGATCAAACAGAATTGTGTTATAAGACTGAAATTCTAGAGGAATTATGTCGCCTCGGCGCGTCATTTTCGTTGATTTCTCACCTTGAGTTATTATTGAAAGAGTACAATTCAAAACCACTAATTTATTACAGATATCATGAGGAAATATTAAACTACTGGTGGAAGTTGGTTACAATCCTAGGACCAAATAATTTAGCGTATATATATAAACATGTTTCTCCCGAAAATAAAATTACAAGACAGGTGTTTAAGGGGGAAATAAGGTCGATCTCTGCCAGAGGTTGGCTTGGAAATTATCTGGTTATTGATCTAACATCAAAGATAGTCGGAGTAAGAACAATCAGTTATCGCAGTTTTAGTAATAAAAACAATTTCGCAGTGGGTGAGGAAAATTTTCTGAATTTTGAGCGCTTAGTTACAAATATTCTAAAAGAGGACTAG
- a CDS encoding response regulator transcription factor, whose protein sequence is MKTHLVISDFYWSVSDQITFFKSLKALAPNTKILGWSLLDDKLLLQKLFSAGMNGYVNKNDGMQALSDAMYALIDVDFYYPYNTKEMIQVHPDQNSTLINALTEREIKVTALSYLQYQNKEIADRLNVSVKTVEAIKNKLIHKTDVKKFRDVICLLIKHHIISPDFK, encoded by the coding sequence TTGAAAACTCATTTGGTGATATCTGATTTTTACTGGTCTGTTTCTGATCAAATTACTTTTTTTAAATCCCTGAAGGCGCTTGCTCCAAATACTAAAATACTTGGTTGGAGTTTACTTGACGATAAACTGTTGCTACAAAAATTATTTAGTGCAGGCATGAATGGTTATGTGAATAAGAACGACGGAATGCAGGCACTCTCTGACGCCATGTATGCACTAATAGACGTGGACTTTTATTATCCATACAATACAAAAGAAATGATACAGGTTCACCCTGATCAAAATTCAACGCTTATCAATGCGCTAACTGAACGGGAAATTAAAGTAACAGCACTTAGTTACCTGCAATATCAAAATAAAGAAATTGCTGATAGGTTGAATGTTTCAGTAAAGACAGTTGAAGCAATAAAAAATAAACTAATCCATAAAACGGATGTGAAAAAATTTCGTGACGTAATTTGCTTGTTGATCAAGCATCATATCATATCACCTGATTTCAAATAA
- a CDS encoding lantibiotic dehydratase, translated as MLKFTDRIFLRLPVLPAEKKFLLNEIMHDTFFMEGIQIASPVLFDEACRFKDENINSEPNKKLVRSLLKYFQRASYRCTPFGLFSACTVANWVEQGNGIIGTNHSRSTRLDMHFSVALQQHLASLPQIKSELYFFRNNSVSILLDKLRFTEYFYKNNQRKHVLSEVDYSVYLEKILQRANDGATIHELVQQLVSVDIDLESAKKFIEELVLNQILVSELEVSVSGDELLADLIVKLQRVYSRKPENNALLSEIKQLELILDAINCLDTNLVNEKSAYDKVILLLKYYPIELDNSKLFQVDTFIHNTGQHNVVGLPVSTQKSLIEAIHFLCKINGRSTNLNLQNFISEFTKKYDTRAVPLLEVMDNEFGLGYGSTLKRTNDVNELTEGIITTIISDETTIRHHEIQQFLESKLLEAVTNNSYTVSFDKNSLKSFDDKKAAFPDSMAVHFSVLNKDFSSFNILLKGIWGPSSTSILGRFASGSDEINQLVRQIVSHEEKLNENRILAEIVHLPENRTGNVLLRPSFRKFEIPYLASSSLAKEYVIELSDLYLQMQNSRLVLWSKKHGREVLPRLSNAHNYSYNALPIYHFLCDFQAQDVQPGTSFSWGNIQHQLKFLPAAVFEKVILFPATWQFNRDDIQAIISWKAPDQLEKLFEWKKKWRIPDRFYLSEGDNDLLIHLAPDQSLMIDLFLSEISTRKNIILKEFLFDLKNPFVVSSDESGYTNEFIAPVLRQNPTSIPVSNPLFNELKRTFIPGSEWIYYKIYCGEKTAERILLELVYPLSTEICDTLKLAEKWFFIRYADPDHHIRIRFYAHSVDSRLKIDELIFEAFQNSVFNHESIKIQKDTYVREIERYGESTMELSESLFHADSETSLNILQWMNQTGRNGERWLTLLVLMEEMVCIAFPDQLAQKYFLEQISDRYNVEFGFTNKGMVQLDQKFRSTRKKTDDYFSNHHTEFPELHQLIVKRSKKLLEMIISVKTRLDNSASQILFTELVSSYIHMFVNRFMSGDQRRTEAIAYNMLLKRKISLLARESTPIRREKEKSTN; from the coding sequence ATGCTCAAATTTACTGATCGTATTTTTCTCAGGTTGCCGGTTCTACCTGCTGAGAAAAAATTTTTGCTGAATGAAATAATGCATGACACATTTTTTATGGAAGGCATTCAAATAGCCAGTCCTGTTTTGTTTGACGAGGCTTGTCGATTTAAGGATGAAAATATAAATTCAGAACCTAATAAAAAACTCGTCAGATCATTATTAAAATATTTTCAAAGGGCAAGTTACCGTTGCACACCATTCGGACTTTTTTCAGCATGCACAGTAGCCAATTGGGTTGAACAAGGTAATGGCATCATTGGCACCAATCATTCACGATCAACCAGACTGGACATGCACTTTTCAGTGGCTTTGCAGCAGCATCTTGCATCATTACCTCAAATCAAAAGTGAATTGTATTTTTTCAGGAATAATAGTGTTTCAATTCTACTGGACAAATTGCGTTTTACAGAATACTTTTATAAAAATAACCAGCGTAAACATGTCTTGAGTGAAGTTGACTATTCAGTGTATCTTGAAAAAATTCTTCAACGTGCTAATGATGGAGCAACTATTCATGAACTAGTGCAACAATTAGTGTCAGTCGATATTGACCTTGAAAGCGCAAAAAAGTTCATTGAAGAATTAGTTCTGAATCAGATTTTGGTCAGTGAATTGGAGGTTTCTGTCAGCGGTGATGAATTATTGGCTGACCTCATTGTAAAACTGCAAAGGGTTTACTCCAGAAAGCCTGAAAATAATGCGCTGCTTTCTGAAATCAAACAACTCGAACTCATATTAGATGCAATAAACTGTTTAGATACAAATCTCGTCAATGAAAAATCAGCTTATGACAAGGTGATTTTACTCCTGAAATATTATCCAATTGAACTAGATAATTCCAAGTTGTTTCAGGTTGACACATTTATCCATAATACTGGGCAACACAATGTTGTTGGGCTTCCCGTATCAACTCAAAAGAGTCTTATTGAGGCAATTCACTTTCTATGTAAAATTAATGGGAGATCGACAAATCTGAATTTGCAAAATTTTATTTCTGAATTCACAAAAAAATATGATACCAGAGCAGTACCACTTTTAGAAGTGATGGACAATGAATTTGGATTGGGTTATGGAAGTACCTTAAAAAGAACGAATGATGTAAATGAACTTACCGAAGGCATAATCACCACGATAATAAGCGATGAAACTACGATCAGGCATCATGAAATTCAACAGTTTCTTGAATCAAAACTCCTTGAAGCTGTAACGAATAATTCCTATACTGTTTCTTTTGATAAAAATTCTCTAAAATCATTTGATGACAAGAAGGCTGCCTTTCCTGATTCTATGGCTGTTCATTTCAGTGTACTGAATAAAGACTTTTCATCGTTCAATATATTACTGAAGGGCATCTGGGGTCCTAGCTCAACGTCTATTTTAGGAAGATTCGCTTCGGGCTCAGATGAGATTAATCAGCTGGTAAGGCAAATAGTTTCACACGAAGAGAAGTTAAATGAGAACAGAATTCTGGCAGAGATTGTACACCTACCTGAAAACAGAACGGGGAATGTCTTATTGCGTCCCTCTTTCAGGAAGTTTGAAATTCCATATCTTGCATCAAGTTCTTTAGCCAAAGAGTATGTGATTGAATTATCTGATCTTTACTTGCAGATGCAAAACTCACGTCTTGTGCTTTGGTCAAAAAAACATGGCAGGGAAGTTTTGCCCAGGCTGTCCAACGCGCATAATTATAGCTATAATGCACTGCCTATCTATCATTTTCTTTGTGATTTTCAGGCACAGGATGTTCAGCCAGGGACTTCATTCAGCTGGGGAAATATACAACATCAACTAAAATTTCTTCCAGCCGCAGTATTTGAGAAGGTGATACTATTTCCTGCAACCTGGCAGTTTAACAGAGATGATATTCAGGCAATAATTTCATGGAAAGCACCTGATCAACTAGAGAAATTATTCGAGTGGAAAAAAAAGTGGCGCATTCCTGACAGATTTTATCTCAGTGAAGGTGATAATGATCTATTAATTCATTTGGCGCCTGATCAAAGCCTGATGATTGATTTATTTCTGTCTGAAATTTCGACACGTAAAAATATTATTCTGAAAGAATTTTTATTTGATCTTAAGAACCCATTTGTTGTTAGTTCAGATGAATCAGGATACACGAATGAATTTATTGCACCTGTACTGAGACAGAATCCTACTTCAATACCAGTCAGTAACCCTTTATTTAATGAGCTGAAAAGAACTTTCATTCCGGGATCAGAATGGATTTATTATAAGATATATTGTGGTGAAAAAACGGCAGAGCGTATTTTATTGGAACTAGTTTATCCATTGAGTACAGAAATTTGTGATACGTTAAAACTGGCTGAAAAGTGGTTTTTTATCCGCTACGCTGATCCCGATCATCATATTCGAATACGATTTTACGCGCATTCGGTTGATTCTCGTTTAAAAATTGATGAACTGATTTTTGAAGCATTTCAGAATTCTGTATTCAACCATGAATCCATTAAAATTCAAAAGGATACTTATGTGCGAGAAATTGAGCGGTATGGAGAATCAACCATGGAGTTATCCGAAAGTTTGTTTCATGCAGATAGTGAAACCAGCCTGAATATTTTACAATGGATGAATCAAACAGGTCGTAATGGTGAGAGGTGGCTAACTTTATTAGTACTGATGGAAGAGATGGTGTGTATTGCGTTTCCTGACCAATTAGCACAGAAATATTTTCTTGAGCAAATTTCGGACAGATACAACGTGGAATTTGGTTTTACAAACAAAGGGATGGTTCAGTTAGATCAAAAATTCAGATCAACCAGAAAAAAAACCGACGACTATTTTTCTAATCACCATACTGAATTTCCAGAATTACATCAGCTAATTGTAAAAAGAAGCAAGAAATTACTTGAGATGATAATTTCGGTTAAAACAAGGCTTGACAACAGCGCTTCTCAAATTCTTTTTACTGAACTAGTGTCAAGTTACATTCACATGTTTGTAAACCGGTTTATGTCAGGTGATCAACGCAGAACGGAAGCAATTGCCTATAATATGTTGTTGAAACGTAAGATTTCGTTACTAGCCCGAGAAAGCACACCTATACGTAGGGAAAAAGAAAAATCTACTAATTAG